From a single Nicotiana tabacum cultivar K326 chromosome 8, ASM71507v2, whole genome shotgun sequence genomic region:
- the LOC107789678 gene encoding uncharacterized protein LOC107789678, producing the protein MMNQIGGKICSWTRTKIVDPLFQILQRGAEPKQLAFSAALGITLGVFPICGVTVFLCAIAIALFGSFCNAPTVLLANFIATPIELSLVIPFLRLGEFVTGGSHFPLTSDALKKVFTGEASREVLLSILHALLGWLVAVPFILAGLYVVFLPCFTILVRKFSTGPPSPKRPLIDVKVKTRDV; encoded by the exons ATGATGAATCAGATTGGAGGGAAAATTTGTTCCTGGACACGGACGAAGATCGTTGATCCTCTTTTTCAAATCCTCCAAAG GGGAGCAGAGCCGAAGCAATTGGCATTCTCTGCGGCTCTTGGAATTACATTGGGGGTATTTCCCATTTGTG GTGTTACTGTGTTCCTATGTGCGATCGCTATTGCATTATTTGGATCCTTTTGTAACGCTCCAACTGTGTTGTTGGCTAACTTCATTGCTACTCCAATTGAGTTGAG TCTGGTGATTCCATTCCTACGTTTGGGTGAGTTTGTCACTGGTGGATCTCATTTTCCTTTGACATCTGATGCACTAAAGAAGGTCTTCACCGGTGAGGCTTCACGAGAAGTCCTGCTCAGCATTCTCCATGCT CTGTTGGGGTGGCTTGTTGCTGTACCATTCATCCTAGCTGGACTTTATGTAGTATTTTTGCCATGTTTTACGATCTTGGTTCGTAAGTTCAGTACCGGTCCTCCAAGCCCCAAGAGGCCCCTTATAGACGTCAAGGTTAAAACGAGGGATGTATGA